Proteins from one Papaver somniferum cultivar HN1 unplaced genomic scaffold, ASM357369v1 unplaced-scaffold_158, whole genome shotgun sequence genomic window:
- the LOC113337244 gene encoding GDSL esterase/lipase At4g10955-like has product MGDNDFRCSGLQRLSTVNWQNERHQRSIMASLVKGVYVQEDDRQQKRQGCLALAPPWWEFFNFVLLEVLVDDDASSISADFSIFGAVYEFTPSNNYYPVGAPRYVIAFRGTMLKKETIVRDTILDINVLTNNLSRRSRSDKAMQAVENRVSGKGDSRIWLAGHSLGASLAMLVGKNMARKGNFLESYFFNPPFVAAPMKRRIRKARTWIKAGLTVGIKDYQERQRSKSLFNNLCKWVPKLFLHESDLICAGYVGDFELRESMESDGVGDVGRLAAQNTMRGIFTGALGMDSILNLFGINCSDDLHSLASACLTTSCIRKFQSHNLSQWFTDETVSDSKVYSTGGFPKPAISQTDNPEKTTTSCPPPLVGQATMFEIAADVSTLYGCGNFELVYNFWVPPEHKDFYTQIVETYGHIPTLLAGRHEMNTFVNVTRLLLDAAVEMTHLGESFPSEEKLSSWRSALDHARFFMFNISWLEELFKEIEKKRDSQQELLRVEVARLKKEVASLQLTRVPLVQEAAEVEVKIRKRIYYG; this is encoded by the exons ATGGGAGACAATGATTTCCGGTGTTCAGGACTTCAACGCTTATCTACGGTGAACTG GCAAAATGAACGTCATCAAAGATCCATAATGGCAAGCCTGGTTAAGGGTGTATATGTACAGGAGGATGATCGTCAACAAAAACGGCAAGGGTGTCTTGCCCTCGCACCACCATGGTGGGAATTCTTCAATTTTGTGCTACTGGAAGTGCTCGTTGATGATGACGCTTCCTCTATCTCTGCAGATTTCTCCATCTTTGGGGCTGTTTATGAATTCACACCGTCCAACAACTACTATCCCGTCGGAGCTCCAAGATATGTTATTGCTTTTAGAGGAACTATGTTGAAAAAAGAGACTATCGTACGGGATACGATATTAGACATAAATGTTTTGACAAATAATCTTTCCCGTAGGTCTCGTTCCGATAAGGCGATGCAAGCTGTTGAAAATAGAGTATCTGGAAAAGGAGATAGTCGTATCTGGTTAGCAGGGCATTCTTTGGGTGCTTCCCTAGCAATGCTTGTGGGAAAAAATATGGCACGTAAGGGTAATTTCCTTGAATCATACTTCTTTAATCCACCATTTGTTGCAGCTCCAATGAAGCGTCGGATCAGAAAAGCTAGAACCTGGATCAAAGCTGGACTCACAGTCGGGATAAAAGATTACCAAGAGAGGCAACGTTCAAAAAGTCTGTTCAATAACTTGTGCAAGTGGGTACCAAAATTGTTTCTGCATGAGTCTGACCTTATATGCGCGGGATACGTTGGAGATTTTGAACTCAGAGAATCGATGGAAAGCGATGGGGTTGGAGATGTTGGGAGGTTGGCGGCACAAAATACAATGAGGGGGATATTTACAGGAGCTTTAGGAATGGATTCTATTTTGAATTTATTCGGAATCAATTGCTCAGATGATTTACACTCACTTGCTTCAGCTTGTTTAACTACTAGTTGCATTCGGAAATTCCAATCTCACAATCTTAGTCAATGGTTTACAGATGAAACAGTTTCAGACTCTAAGGTATATTCCACGGGTGGTTTTCCAAAGCCTGCGATTAGTCAGACCGACAATCCCGAGAAAACCACTACGAGTTGTCCTCCTCCTTTGGTAGGACAAGCTACCATGTTCGAGATAGCTGCTGATGTTTCAACCTTGTATGGTTGTGGCAACTTCGAGTTGGTCTATAACTTTTGGGTTCCACCAGAACATAAGGACTTCTACACGCAGATAGTGGAGACTTATGGGCATATTCCAACCCTGCTGGCGGGTCGCCATGAGATGAATACATTTGTTAACGTGACTCGTCTTCTTCTGGATGCTGCTGTCGAGATGACTCACTTAGGAGAGTCTTTTCCTTCAGAAGAAAAGTTGTCGTCCTGGCGCAGTGCCCTCGATCATGCCCGCTTTTTTATGTTCAATATCTCTTGGTTGGAAGAGCTTTTCAAGGAGATTGAGAAGAAGCGTGATTCTCAGCAAGAACTATTACGGGTTGAGGTCGCCCGACTTAAAAAGGAAGTGGCAAGTCTTCAACTTACGCGCGTGCCGCTGGTTCAGGAGGCAGCCGAAGTCGAAGTGAAGATTCGTAAAAGGATATATTACGGTTAA